In Corylus avellana chromosome ca2, CavTom2PMs-1.0, the following proteins share a genomic window:
- the LOC132170112 gene encoding probable F-box protein At4g22030 translates to MGHVPINRPGVVRYYTAAINKTQPASLPPFSISTFPLSPYKEKLRENLHQMASSTLRLSSSASCSRQINAAIHVPKLPKVITYFSVPKIPTRKLLEELKIREGFTSIVPIEKINEITTTSTDDKIATTQLYAILEAVADRVEMHENIGKQRENWNTLLLNSINMITLTAATMAGAAAIGGAGMPLLALKLSSTLLYSAATGMLLVMNKIQPSQLAEEQRNATRLFKQIQTQIQTTLALGTPTEKDVKGLMEKVLAVDKAYPLPLLGAMLDKFPEKFEPSVWWPSNQQLQKKNKSSQGKQRDEKKNGWSEEMEVEMLEIIEVVKRKDIEDYERLGNLVLKINKVLAISGPLLTGIAAVGSAFVGNGSWAAVVAVAAGALGSAVNAFEHGGQIGMVFEMYRNCAGFFQLLQESIEATLEESDLEKRENGELFQMNVALKLGRSLSNLSELARKSASSRMDGTTIDEFASKLF, encoded by the exons ATGGGTCACGTACCCATTAATAGGCCAG GTGTTGTTCGATATTATACTGCTGCTATAAATAAGACTCAACCAGCCTCTCTACCTCCATTCTCAATCTCAACCTTCCCACTTTCCCCCTACAAAGAAAAGCTCAGAGAAAACCTCCATCAAATGGCTTCTTCAACTCTCCGATTATCTTCATCAGCTTCTTGTTCTAGGCAAATCAATGCTGCTATTCATGTCCCTAAACTTCCAAAAGTCATCACTTATTTCTCGGTTCCAAAAATACCAACAAGAAAGCTTCTTGAGGAATTGAAGATAAGGGAGGGATTCACGAGCATAGTCCCGATAGAAAAGATCAATGAGATCACTACCACATCAACTGATGACAAAATTGCGACAACCCAACTCTATGCCATATTAGAGGCCGTAGCTGACAGGGTGGAGATGCACGAAAACATTGGAAAACAGCGTGAAAACTGGAATACCCTTCTTCTCAACTCCATCAACATGATTACTCTCACTGCTGCCACTATGGCTGGTGCTGCAGCCATTGGTGGCGCCGGAATGCCCCTTTTGGCTTTGAAACTGTCGTCCACTCTCTTATATTCTGCAGCCACTGGGATGTTGCTTGTGATGAACAAAATTCAGCCTTCACAGCTTGCAGAGGAGCAACGCAATGCTACGAGATTGTTCAAGCAGATCCAGACCCAAATCCAAACCACGCTGGCTCTCGGGACTCCAACGGAAAAAGATGTGAAGGGCTTGATGGAAAAGGTTTTGGCCGTCGACAAAGCATACCCACTTCCCTTACTAGGAGCAATGCTTGACAAATTCCCTGAAAAGTTTGAGCCATCAGTTTGGTGGCCTTCAAATCAGCAACTCcagaagaaaaacaagtccTCTCAAGGTAAGCAAcgagatgagaagaagaatgGGTGGAGTGAGGAAATGGAAGTAGAAATGCTAGAGATCATCGAGGTGGTGAAGAGAAAGGACATTGAGGACTACGAAAGGCTAGGCAACCTGGTGTTGAAGATCAACAAGGTTTTAGCCATCTCAGGTCCATTGCTCACTGGCATTGCAGCCGTCGGATCTGCTTTTGTTGGTAACGGCTCATGGGCTGCAGTAGTAGCGGTGGCTGCGGGGGCTTTAGGTAGCGCGGTTAATGCATTTGAGCATGGTGGCCAAATTGGGATGGTGTTTGAGATGTACAGAAACTGCGCTGGCTTCTTCCAGCTACTCCAAGAATCCATTGAAGCCACACTTGAGGAAAgtgatttggaaaaaagagaaaacggAGAGTTGTTTCAAATGAATGTGGCTTTGAAACTGGGGAGAAGCTTGTCAAACCTTAGTGAACTAGCCAGAAAGTCAGCTTCTTCACGTATGGATGGAACCACCATAGATGAATTCGCTAGCAAGCTCTTTTAG
- the LOC132172976 gene encoding probable F-box protein At4g22030, whose translation MASSTLRLSSSSCSRQINAVIHVPKLPKVIPYFSIPKIPTTKPVEELNLRDGFKRIVPVEKISTAPTHDKSPNSDAIAATTQLYAILEAVADRVEMHANIGKQRENWNTLLLNSVNMITLTAATMAGAAAIGGAGMPLLALKLSSTLLYSAATGMLLVMNKIQPSQLAEEQRNATRLFKQIQTQIQTMLAIGNPTEEDVKEVMKKVLAVDKAYPLPLLGAMLDKFPAKFEPSVWWPSNQQLQKKNKSCEGKQRGQKNNGWSEEMEVEMREIIEVVKRKDIEDYERLGNLVLKINKILAIAGPLLTGIAAVGSAFVGNGSWAAVVAVAAGALGSAVNAFEHGGQVGMVFEMYRNCAGFFRLLQESIEATLEEENLEKRENGELFEMNVALKLGRSLSNLRQLAKKSASSRMDGTAIDEFASKLF comes from the coding sequence ATGGCTTCGTCAACTCTCCGattatcttcatcttcttgttcCAGGCAAATCAATGCTGTTATTCATGTCCCTAAACTTCCTAAAGTCATCCCTTATTTCTCAATTCCAAAAATACCAACAACAAAGCCGGTTGAGGAATTGAATCTAAGAGATGGATTCAAGAGAATAGTTCCGGTAGAAAAGATCAGTACCGCACCAACCCATGATAAATCACCCAACTCCGACGCCATTGCGGCGACTACCCAACTATATGCTATCTTAGAGGCTGTAGCTGACAGGGTGGAGATGCACGCAAACATTGGAAAACAGCGTGAAAACTGGAATACCCTTCTTCTCAACTCCGTCAACATGATAACCCTCACTGCTGCCACCATGGCCGGTGCTGCAGCCATTGGTGGCGCCGGAATGCCCCTTTTGGCTTTGAAACTGTCGTCCACTCTCTTGTATTCTGCAGCCACTGGAATGTTGCTTGTGATGAACAAAATTCAGCCTTCACAGCTTGCAGAGGAGCAACGCAATGCTACGAGATTGTTCAAGCAGATCCAGACCCAAATCCAAACCATGCTGGCTATCGGGAATCCAACTGAAGAAGATGTGAAGGAAGTGATGAAAAAGGTTTTGGCCGTCGACAAAGCATACCCACTTCCCTTGCTTGGAGCCATGCTTGACAAATTCCCTGCAAAGTTTGAGCCATCCGTTTGGTGGCCTTCAAATCAGCAACTCcagaagaaaaacaagtccTGTGAAGGAAAGCAACGAGGTCAGAAGAATAATGGGTGGAGTGAGGAAATGGAAGTAGAGATGCGAGAGATCATCGAGGTGGTGAAGAGAAAGGACATTGAGGACTACGAAAGGCTAGGCAACTTGGTGTTGAAGATCAACAAAATTTTAGCCATCGCAGGTCCATTGCTCACTGGCATTGCAGCTGTCGGATCTGCTTTTGTTGGCAACGGCTCATGGGCTGCAGTAGTTGCGGTGGCTGCGGGGGCTTTAGGTAGCGCGGTTAATGCATTTGAGCATGGTGGCCAAGTTGGGATGGTGTTTGAGATGTACAGAAATTGTGCTGGCTTCTTCCGTCTACTCCAAGAATCCATTGAAGCTACACTtgaggaagaaaatttggagaaaagagaaaacggAGAGTTGTTTGAAATGAATGTGGCTTTGAAATTAGGGAGAAGTTTGTCAAACCTCAGACAACTTGCCAAAAAGTCAGCTTCTTCACGTATGGATGGAACCGCCATAGATGAATTCGCTAGCAAGCTCTTTTAG